A stretch of the Veillonella parvula DSM 2008 genome encodes the following:
- the potE gene encoding putrescine-ornithine antiporter has product MKTTAKKMSVFQLTTMVAANMLGAGIIMLPTNLAQVGTISVLSWLVTAVGALLLAYIFAQAGMFSQKQGGMGGYAEHRFGKTGHFMASYAYSISLIIANIAIAVSAVGYGAAFFGVDLNATQTSQVTIVLLWFAAILNFRGNRFTGRLSNMTIWGSIVPVLLIGTIGWYWFDPSIYWAAWNPNDLPLYDAVKQSISLTLWGFLGFESAAANADAVENPKKNVPIATVAGTLAVAVVYILSTNVMAGIVPNVDLLNSNAPFGLTFVYMFNDTIANIVMAAMVISCFGALLCWQFTLSRVFKSAAEHGYFPKIFARVNSKDAPVRGVLILLAVETLLTLFTASESLREQFEILVNLAVVTNVVPYVLCILAVPTMMRMAGVAESRIKRSNYLFGIGVLYCLYAIYACGFDAMVGSAVAVSIGLVIYVLRKAWDTRRAHRLQQSID; this is encoded by the coding sequence ATGAAAACCACCGCTAAAAAAATGTCTGTATTCCAGCTAACCACAATGGTAGCAGCCAATATGCTAGGAGCTGGGATCATTATGTTACCAACTAATTTGGCTCAAGTTGGTACTATTTCAGTTTTATCTTGGCTCGTGACAGCTGTGGGTGCGCTTTTATTAGCGTATATTTTTGCTCAAGCGGGTATGTTCTCCCAAAAACAAGGGGGCATGGGCGGTTATGCAGAACATCGCTTCGGTAAAACTGGACATTTTATGGCGAGCTATGCTTACAGCATATCTCTCATCATTGCTAATATCGCCATCGCGGTATCTGCCGTAGGTTATGGCGCAGCTTTCTTTGGTGTTGACCTCAATGCGACACAAACAAGTCAGGTAACAATTGTGCTCTTGTGGTTTGCAGCGATTCTAAACTTCAGAGGGAATCGTTTCACAGGTCGACTCAGCAATATGACTATTTGGGGCTCTATTGTTCCGGTTTTATTAATCGGTACAATCGGCTGGTATTGGTTTGATCCATCTATTTATTGGGCGGCATGGAACCCAAATGATCTTCCGCTTTATGATGCGGTAAAACAATCTATTTCCCTAACTTTATGGGGCTTCCTAGGATTTGAGTCCGCAGCGGCTAATGCTGATGCTGTTGAGAATCCAAAGAAAAACGTACCTATCGCAACTGTGGCGGGTACATTAGCAGTGGCAGTGGTTTATATCTTGTCCACAAACGTTATGGCAGGTATTGTGCCTAACGTTGATTTATTAAATTCTAATGCACCATTCGGTTTGACATTCGTATACATGTTCAATGATACTATTGCGAACATCGTTATGGCCGCTATGGTTATTTCTTGCTTTGGTGCTTTACTTTGTTGGCAATTCACATTGTCCCGTGTATTCAAAAGCGCAGCAGAACATGGTTACTTCCCTAAAATATTCGCCCGTGTAAATAGCAAAGATGCTCCTGTTCGTGGCGTATTGATTTTACTCGCTGTTGAAACATTACTTACTTTATTCACTGCAAGCGAATCCTTGCGTGAGCAATTTGAAATCTTAGTAAACTTAGCGGTTGTAACTAACGTAGTACCGTATGTATTGTGCATCTTGGCAGTACCTACAATGATGCGTATGGCTGGCGTAGCTGAAAGTCGTATTAAACGCTCTAATTACTTGTTCGGTATAGGCGTTCTTTATTGTCTATATGCAATCTACGCATGTGGTTTTGATGCTATGGTAGGTAGCGCAGTGGCAGTAAGCATAGGTTTAGTGATTTATGTTTTGCGTAAAGCGTGGGATACACGCAGAGCACACCGCTTACAACAAAGTATTGATTAA
- the argH gene encoding argininosuccinate lyase — protein MAKLWGGRFTKGTDKAVEDFTSSIAFDARMYAEDIAGSKAHATMLAKQNIISDADRDAILAGLTKIKGQIDKGEFPFSVALEDIHMNIEKRLTDDIGEAGGRLHTGRSRNDQCAVDLHMYVRKAVVEMGELIVDMQKALIETAEKYSDVIMPGYTHLQRAQPVLFGHHMMAYFSMLERDFDRLLMVFKHADIMPLGAGALAGSTYGIDQTYTQKLLGFSRIYENSMDAVSDRDYVVEFLSFASLVMMHLSRLSEELILWSTNEFNFIELDDAHCTGSSIMPQKKNPDVCELVRGKTGRTYGHLLGLLTTLKGLPLTYNKDMQEDKEGIFDAIDTVHFALSINAAMIRGMKVNGAHMKAVLDDDFSNATDMADYLAKKGVPFREAHEIVGNAVHHCIEKGCVLLDLSVEDFKAISNHFDADILDAISIEACVAGRNNYSGTAPECVERQRNNGKIIIAAEEKQIAEWKAIVESVQE, from the coding sequence ACTATGCTGGCAAAACAAAATATTATCTCCGACGCAGATCGAGATGCAATTTTAGCAGGTTTAACAAAGATTAAAGGGCAAATCGATAAAGGAGAATTCCCATTTTCTGTAGCTCTTGAAGATATTCATATGAATATTGAAAAGCGTTTAACTGATGACATCGGTGAAGCGGGTGGTCGTTTGCATACCGGCCGTAGCCGTAATGACCAATGCGCAGTAGACTTGCACATGTACGTGCGTAAAGCTGTTGTGGAAATGGGTGAACTCATCGTAGATATGCAGAAGGCTCTCATTGAAACAGCTGAAAAATATAGTGACGTTATCATGCCTGGCTATACGCACTTACAACGTGCTCAACCTGTATTATTTGGTCATCATATGATGGCGTATTTCTCCATGCTAGAACGAGACTTTGATCGTTTGTTGATGGTATTCAAACATGCGGATATCATGCCACTTGGTGCAGGTGCGTTAGCAGGTTCTACATACGGCATTGATCAAACGTATACGCAAAAGCTCTTAGGTTTCTCCCGTATTTACGAAAATAGCATGGATGCCGTATCTGACCGTGACTACGTAGTTGAATTCTTGTCCTTTGCATCTTTAGTGATGATGCACTTGAGTCGTCTTAGCGAAGAGTTGATCTTGTGGTCTACCAATGAGTTCAATTTTATTGAACTTGATGATGCTCACTGCACGGGCTCTAGTATTATGCCGCAAAAGAAAAATCCTGACGTTTGCGAGCTGGTTCGTGGTAAAACAGGCCGTACCTATGGTCATTTGTTAGGCCTTTTAACAACTTTGAAAGGCTTGCCTCTTACATACAACAAGGATATGCAAGAGGATAAAGAAGGTATCTTCGATGCTATTGATACAGTACACTTCGCATTGTCCATTAATGCGGCTATGATTCGTGGTATGAAGGTCAATGGGGCTCATATGAAAGCAGTCCTTGATGACGACTTTTCTAATGCTACGGATATGGCAGATTATCTTGCGAAGAAAGGTGTCCCATTCCGTGAAGCCCATGAAATCGTAGGTAATGCGGTGCATCATTGCATCGAAAAAGGTTGTGTACTCCTTGATCTATCCGTAGAGGACTTCAAAGCTATTTCCAACCATTTTGATGCAGATATTCTTGACGCTATCTCCATCGAAGCTTGTGTTGCAGGTCGTAATAACTACTCTGGTACGGCTCCGGAATGTGTGGAACGACAACGTAATAATGGTAAAATTATTATCGCTGCTGAGGAAAAGCAAATTGCTGAATGGAAAGCAATCGTTGAATCTGTACAAGAGTAG